A stretch of the Paramormyrops kingsleyae isolate MSU_618 chromosome 16, PKINGS_0.4, whole genome shotgun sequence genome encodes the following:
- the nckap1 gene encoding nck-associated protein 1 isoform X4: protein MLKNLISFFPNIPFLVLVFVVEVLFGMTLFCIMFNCLSYFVIFFLICFCVCFFPQSVLFCMLILAFSGIFFLQQLAQLQKEKSEILKNLALYYFTFVDVMEFKDHVCELLNTIDACQVFFDITVNFDLTKNYLDLVVTYTTLMILLSRIEERKAIIGLYNYAHEMTHGASDREYPRLGNMIVDYENPLKKMTEEFVPHGKSLSDALISLQMVYPRRNLSADQWRNAQLLSLISAPSTMLNPAQSDTMPCEYLSLDAMEKWIVFGFILCHSVLNSDPAALSLWKLSLQSSSCLCLFRDEVFHIHKAAEDLFVNIRGYNKRINDIRECKEAALSHAGSLHRERRKFLRSALKELATVLADQPGLLGPKALFVFMALSFARDEIIWLLRHADNIQKKSTDDFIDKHVAELIFYMEELRAHVRKYGPVMQRYYVQYLSGFDAVVLNELVQNLSVCPEDESIIMSSFVNTMTSLSVKQVEDGDVFDFRGMRLDWFRLQAYTSVSKASLGLADHKELGKMMNTIIFHTKMVDSLVEMLVETSDLSIFCFYSRAFEKMFQQCLELPSQSRYSISFPLLCTHFMSCTHELCPEERHHIGDRSLSLCNMFLDEMAKQARNLITDICTEQCTLSDQLLPKHCAKTISQAVNKKSKKQTGKKGEPEREKPGVESMRKNRLLVTNLDKLHTALSELCFSINYVPNMVVWEHTFTPREYLTSHLEIRFTKSIVGMTMYNQTTQEIAKPSELLTSVRAYMTVLQSIENYVQIDITRVFNNVLLQQTQHLDSHGEPTITSLYTNWYLETLLRQVSNGHIAYFPAMKAFVNLPTENELTFNAEEYSDISEMRSLSELLGPYGMKFLSESLMWHISSQVAELKKLVVENVEVLTQMRTSFDKPDQMAALFKKLTSVDSVLKRMTIIGVILSFRSLAQEALRDVLSCHIPFLVSSVEDFKDHIPRETDMKVAMNVYELSSAAGLPCEIDPALVVALSSQKAGTPDRLSVPSRPCLAENISPEEEYKIACLLMVFVAVSLPTLASNVMSQYSPAIEGHCNNIHCLAKAINQIAAALFTIHKGSIEDRLKEFLALASSSLLKIGQETDKVTTRNRESVYLLLDMIVQESPFLTMDLLESCFPYVLLRNAYHAVYKQSVSSSA from the exons ATGCttaaaaatttaatttctttttttcctaacATTCCCTTTTTGGTTCTTGTGTTTGTAGTAGAGGTGCTGTTTGGAATGACATTGTTCTGCATCATGTTTAACTGTCtttcttattttgttattttttttttaatttgtttttgtgtttgttttttcccccaatctgttttattttgcatgcTTATCTTGGCTTTTTCTGGAATATTCTTTTTG CAACAGCTTGCTCAGCTACAAAAAGAAAAGTCAGAGATCCTTAAGAATCTTGCTTTGTATTACTTCACTTTTGTCGATGTAATGGAGTTTAAG GACCATGTCTGCGAACTGCTGAACACTATTGATGCCTGCCAAGTCTTCTTCGACATA ACTGTGAACTTTGACCTTACAAAGAACTACCTTGACCTCGTGGTGACGTACACTACACTGATGATACTGCTGTCGCGCATCGAGGAACGCAAAGCCATTATCGGGCTCTATAACTACGCGCACGAGATGACCCACGGCGCCAG CGACCGGGAGTACCCCAGACTCGGAAACATGATTGTAGACTATGAGAATCCTCTGAAGAAGATGACAGAAGAGTTTGTCCCCCACGGAaag tccctgTCGGATGCCCTCATCTCCCTGCAGATGGTGTACCCCCGGCGGAACCTGTCCGCCGACCAGTGGAGGAACGCCCAGCTGCTCAGCTTGATCAGCGCCCCCAGCACCATGCTGAACCCAGCCCAGTCGGACACg ATGCCCTGTGAATACCTGTCCCTGGACGCCATGGAGAAGTGGATTGTGT TCGGGTTCATCCTCTGCCACAGTGTTCTGAACAGCGACCCGGCTGCTCTGAGCCTCTGGAAGCTCTCCCTTCAGAGCAGCTCCTGCCTCTGCCTCTTCCGGGACGAGGTCTTCCACATCCACAAGGCAGCGGAGGACCTGTTTGTCAACATCCGAGG CTATAACAAACGTATAAATGACATTCGAGAGTGCAAGGAAGCAGCGCTGTCACACGC GGGCTCTTTGCACAGAGAAAGACGCAAGTTCCTCCGCTCCGCCCTCAAGGAGCTGGCCACCGTGCTCGCCGACCAGCCGGGCCTGCTCGGCCCAAAG GCACTGTTTGTGTTCATGGCCCTGTCCTTCGCACGGGACGAGATCATCTGGCTGCTCCGGCACGCCGACAACATCCAGAAGAAGAGCACAGACGACTTTATCGACAA GCACGTCGCGGAGCTCATCTTCTACATGGAGGAACTGAGAGCCCATGTGCGGAAGTACGGCCCCGTCATGCAGCGCTACTACGTGCAGTACCTGTCCGGCTTTGACGCCGTGGTGCTCAACGAGCTTGTGCAG AACCTCTCCGTGTGCCCCGAGGATGAGTCCATCATCATGTCCTCCTTTGTGAACACCATGACGTCCCTCAGCGTCAAACAAG TGGAAGACGGGGACGTGTTTGACTTCAGGGGCATGAGGCTGGACTGGTTCAGGCTGCAG GCCTACACAAGCGTGTCCAAGGCCTCGCTGGGACTCGCCGATCACAAGGAGCTGGGCAAGATGATGAACACTATCATTTTTCACACAAAGATGGTGGACTCCCTCGTGGAAATGCTTGTGGAGACATCCGACCTCTCCATATTCTG CTTCTACAGCCGAGCGTTTGAGAAGATGTTCCAGCAGTGCCTGGAGCTGCCCTCCCAGTCCCGTTACTCCATTTCCTTCCCCCTGCTGTGCACACACTTCATGAGCTGCACCCACGAGCTGTGTCCGGAGGAG CGGCACCACATCGGCGACCGCAGCCTATCCCTATGTAACATGTTCCTGGATGAGATGGCGAAACAGGCACGCAACCTCATCACGGACATCTGCACAGAGCAGTGCACTCTGAGTGACCAG CTCCTGCCAAAACATTGTGCCAAAACCATCAGTCAGGCAGTGAACAAGAAGTCGAAAAAGCAGACGGGGAAGAAGGGCGAGCCGGAGAGGGAGAAGCCGGGCGTGGAGAGCATGCGGAAAAACAGGCTGCTGGTCACCAA CCTGGACAAGCTGCACACGGCGCTGTCGGAGCTCTGCTTCTCTATCAACTACGTGCCCAACATGGTGGTTTGGGAGCACACCTTCACCCCCCGCGAGTACCTGACCTCGCACCTGGAGATCCGCTTCACCAA GTCAATTGTTGGAATGACCATGTACAACCAGACCACACAGGAGATTGCCAAGCCCTCGGAGCTGCTGACCAGCGTGCGCGCCTACATGACTGTGCTGCAGTCCATCGAGAACTACGTGCAGATCGACATCACGAGGGTCTTCAACAACGTGCTGCTGCAGCAGACGCAGCACCTGGACAGCCATGGCGAGCCCACCATCACCAGCCTCTACACCAACTG GTACCTGGAAACGCTGCTGCGCCAAGTCAGCAATGGGCACATCGCCTATTTCCCGGCGATGAAGGCCTTTGTTAACTTACCCACCGAGAACGAGTTGACTTTCAATGCTGAAGAGTACTCCGACATCTCCG AGATGCGCTCGCTGTCCGAGCTCCTGGGACCCTACGGGATGAAGTTCCTTAGTGAGAGTCTCATGTGGCACATCTCCTCCCAGGTGGCTGAGCTGAAG AAACTGGTAGTGGAGAATGTGGAGGTGCTGACCCAGATGAGGACCAGCTTTGACAAACCGGACCAGATGGCAGCGCTCTTCAAGAAGCTCACCT CAGTCGACAGCGTGCTGAAGAGGATGACCATCATCGGCGTCATCCTGTCATTCCGATCCCTGGCTCAGGAGGCACTCAGAGAT GTGCTGTCCTGTCACATTCCCTTCCTTGTGAGCTCCGTAGAGGATTTCAAAGACCACATTCCCAGAGAAACTGATATGAAA GTGGCGATGAACGTGTACGAGCTGTCCTCTGCTGCGGGCCTGCCCTGCGAGATCGACCCAGCATTGGTCGTGGCACTGTCCTCGCAAAAGGCCG GCACTCCGGATCGTCTGAGTGTCCCGTCTCGCCCCTGCCTtgcagagaacatcagccctGAGGAAGAGTACAAGATCGCCTGCCTGTTGATGGTCTTCGTGGCCGTCTCCCTGCCAACACTGGCGAGCAACGTCATGTCGCAGTACAGTCCCGCCATTGAAG GACACTGCAACAACATTCATTGTCTGGCCAAGGCAATAAACCAGATAGCTGCAGCCCTGTTCACCATTCACAAGGGCAGCATTGAGGACCGGCTGAAAGAATTCCTGGCC CTTGCCTCTTCCAGCCTGCTGAAGATCGGCCAGGAAACGGATAAAGTAACGACGCGGAACCGGGAATCGGTCTACCTGCTACTGGACATG ATCGTGCAGGAATCGCCGTTCCTCACCATGGACTTGCTGGAGTCCTGCTTCCCCTATGTGTTGCTGAGAAACGCCTACCATGCTGTGTACAAGCAGAGTGTCAGCTCATCAGCGTaa
- the nckap1 gene encoding nck-associated protein 1 isoform X8, with translation MSKGVLQPSQQKLAEKLTILNDRGIGMLTRIYNIKKACGDPKAKPSYLIDKNLESAVKFIVRKFPAVETRNNNQQLAQLQKEKSEILKNLALYYFTFVDVMEFKDHVCELLNTIDACQVFFDITVNFDLTKNYLDLVVTYTTLMILLSRIEERKAIIGLYNYAHEMTHGASDREYPRLGNMIVDYENPLKKMTEEFVPHGKSLSDALISLQMVYPRRNLSADQWRNAQLLSLISAPSTMLNPAQSDTMPCEYLSLDAMEKWIVFGFILCHSVLNSDPAALSLWKLSLQSSSCLCLFRDEVFHIHKAAEDLFVNIRGYNKRINDIRECKEAALSHAGSLHRERRKFLRSALKELATVLADQPGLLGPKALFVFMALSFARDEIIWLLRHADNIQKKSTDDFIDKHVAELIFYMEELRAHVRKYGPVMQRYYVQYLSGFDAVVLNELVQNLSVCPEDESIIMSSFVNTMTSLSVKQVEDGDVFDFRGMRLDWFRLQAYTSVSKASLGLADHKELGKMMNTIIFHTKMVDSLVEMLVETSDLSIFCFYSRAFEKMFQQCLELPSQSRYSISFPLLCTHFMSCTHELCPEERHHIGDRSLSLCNMFLDEMAKQARNLITDICTEQCTLSDQLLPKHCAKTISQAVNKKSKKQTGKKGEPEREKPGVESMRKNRLLVTNLDKLHTALSELCFSINYVPNMVVWEHTFTPREYLTSHLEIRFTKSIVGMTMYNQTTQEIAKPSELLTSVRAYMTVLQSIENYVQIDITRVFNNVLLQQTQHLDSHGEPTITSLYTNWYLETLLRQVSNGHIAYFPAMKAFVNLPTENELTFNAEEYSDISEMRSLSELLGPYGMKFLSESLMWHISSQVAELKKLVVENVEVLTQMRTSFDKPDQMAALFKKLTSVDSVLKRMTIIGVILSFRSLAQEALRDVLSCHIPFLVSSVEDFKDHIPRETDMKVAMNVYELSSAAGLPCEIDPALVVALSSQKAENISPEEEYKIACLLMVFVAVSLPTLASNVMSQYSPAIEGHCNNIHCLAKAINQIAAALFTIHKGSIEDRLKEFLALASSSLLKIGQETDKVTTRNRESVYLLLDMIVQESPFLTMDLLESCFPYVLLRNAYHAVYKQSVSSSA, from the exons ATGTCGAAGGGTGTGCTGCAGCCGAGCCAGCAGAAGCTGGCGGAGAAACTGACCATCTTAAACGATAGAGGAATCGGGATGCTGACTCGCATCTATAACATCAAGAAG GCGTGTGGGGACCCCAAAGCTAAACCCTCCTACCTGATCGACAAAAACCTGGAGTCGGCTGTGAAGTTTATCGTCCGGAAATTCCCAGCCGTGGAAACACGCAACAACAAC CAACAGCTTGCTCAGCTACAAAAAGAAAAGTCAGAGATCCTTAAGAATCTTGCTTTGTATTACTTCACTTTTGTCGATGTAATGGAGTTTAAG GACCATGTCTGCGAACTGCTGAACACTATTGATGCCTGCCAAGTCTTCTTCGACATA ACTGTGAACTTTGACCTTACAAAGAACTACCTTGACCTCGTGGTGACGTACACTACACTGATGATACTGCTGTCGCGCATCGAGGAACGCAAAGCCATTATCGGGCTCTATAACTACGCGCACGAGATGACCCACGGCGCCAG CGACCGGGAGTACCCCAGACTCGGAAACATGATTGTAGACTATGAGAATCCTCTGAAGAAGATGACAGAAGAGTTTGTCCCCCACGGAaag tccctgTCGGATGCCCTCATCTCCCTGCAGATGGTGTACCCCCGGCGGAACCTGTCCGCCGACCAGTGGAGGAACGCCCAGCTGCTCAGCTTGATCAGCGCCCCCAGCACCATGCTGAACCCAGCCCAGTCGGACACg ATGCCCTGTGAATACCTGTCCCTGGACGCCATGGAGAAGTGGATTGTGT TCGGGTTCATCCTCTGCCACAGTGTTCTGAACAGCGACCCGGCTGCTCTGAGCCTCTGGAAGCTCTCCCTTCAGAGCAGCTCCTGCCTCTGCCTCTTCCGGGACGAGGTCTTCCACATCCACAAGGCAGCGGAGGACCTGTTTGTCAACATCCGAGG CTATAACAAACGTATAAATGACATTCGAGAGTGCAAGGAAGCAGCGCTGTCACACGC GGGCTCTTTGCACAGAGAAAGACGCAAGTTCCTCCGCTCCGCCCTCAAGGAGCTGGCCACCGTGCTCGCCGACCAGCCGGGCCTGCTCGGCCCAAAG GCACTGTTTGTGTTCATGGCCCTGTCCTTCGCACGGGACGAGATCATCTGGCTGCTCCGGCACGCCGACAACATCCAGAAGAAGAGCACAGACGACTTTATCGACAA GCACGTCGCGGAGCTCATCTTCTACATGGAGGAACTGAGAGCCCATGTGCGGAAGTACGGCCCCGTCATGCAGCGCTACTACGTGCAGTACCTGTCCGGCTTTGACGCCGTGGTGCTCAACGAGCTTGTGCAG AACCTCTCCGTGTGCCCCGAGGATGAGTCCATCATCATGTCCTCCTTTGTGAACACCATGACGTCCCTCAGCGTCAAACAAG TGGAAGACGGGGACGTGTTTGACTTCAGGGGCATGAGGCTGGACTGGTTCAGGCTGCAG GCCTACACAAGCGTGTCCAAGGCCTCGCTGGGACTCGCCGATCACAAGGAGCTGGGCAAGATGATGAACACTATCATTTTTCACACAAAGATGGTGGACTCCCTCGTGGAAATGCTTGTGGAGACATCCGACCTCTCCATATTCTG CTTCTACAGCCGAGCGTTTGAGAAGATGTTCCAGCAGTGCCTGGAGCTGCCCTCCCAGTCCCGTTACTCCATTTCCTTCCCCCTGCTGTGCACACACTTCATGAGCTGCACCCACGAGCTGTGTCCGGAGGAG CGGCACCACATCGGCGACCGCAGCCTATCCCTATGTAACATGTTCCTGGATGAGATGGCGAAACAGGCACGCAACCTCATCACGGACATCTGCACAGAGCAGTGCACTCTGAGTGACCAG CTCCTGCCAAAACATTGTGCCAAAACCATCAGTCAGGCAGTGAACAAGAAGTCGAAAAAGCAGACGGGGAAGAAGGGCGAGCCGGAGAGGGAGAAGCCGGGCGTGGAGAGCATGCGGAAAAACAGGCTGCTGGTCACCAA CCTGGACAAGCTGCACACGGCGCTGTCGGAGCTCTGCTTCTCTATCAACTACGTGCCCAACATGGTGGTTTGGGAGCACACCTTCACCCCCCGCGAGTACCTGACCTCGCACCTGGAGATCCGCTTCACCAA GTCAATTGTTGGAATGACCATGTACAACCAGACCACACAGGAGATTGCCAAGCCCTCGGAGCTGCTGACCAGCGTGCGCGCCTACATGACTGTGCTGCAGTCCATCGAGAACTACGTGCAGATCGACATCACGAGGGTCTTCAACAACGTGCTGCTGCAGCAGACGCAGCACCTGGACAGCCATGGCGAGCCCACCATCACCAGCCTCTACACCAACTG GTACCTGGAAACGCTGCTGCGCCAAGTCAGCAATGGGCACATCGCCTATTTCCCGGCGATGAAGGCCTTTGTTAACTTACCCACCGAGAACGAGTTGACTTTCAATGCTGAAGAGTACTCCGACATCTCCG AGATGCGCTCGCTGTCCGAGCTCCTGGGACCCTACGGGATGAAGTTCCTTAGTGAGAGTCTCATGTGGCACATCTCCTCCCAGGTGGCTGAGCTGAAG AAACTGGTAGTGGAGAATGTGGAGGTGCTGACCCAGATGAGGACCAGCTTTGACAAACCGGACCAGATGGCAGCGCTCTTCAAGAAGCTCACCT CAGTCGACAGCGTGCTGAAGAGGATGACCATCATCGGCGTCATCCTGTCATTCCGATCCCTGGCTCAGGAGGCACTCAGAGAT GTGCTGTCCTGTCACATTCCCTTCCTTGTGAGCTCCGTAGAGGATTTCAAAGACCACATTCCCAGAGAAACTGATATGAAA GTGGCGATGAACGTGTACGAGCTGTCCTCTGCTGCGGGCCTGCCCTGCGAGATCGACCCAGCATTGGTCGTGGCACTGTCCTCGCAAAAGGCCG agaacatcagccctGAGGAAGAGTACAAGATCGCCTGCCTGTTGATGGTCTTCGTGGCCGTCTCCCTGCCAACACTGGCGAGCAACGTCATGTCGCAGTACAGTCCCGCCATTGAAG GACACTGCAACAACATTCATTGTCTGGCCAAGGCAATAAACCAGATAGCTGCAGCCCTGTTCACCATTCACAAGGGCAGCATTGAGGACCGGCTGAAAGAATTCCTGGCC CTTGCCTCTTCCAGCCTGCTGAAGATCGGCCAGGAAACGGATAAAGTAACGACGCGGAACCGGGAATCGGTCTACCTGCTACTGGACATG ATCGTGCAGGAATCGCCGTTCCTCACCATGGACTTGCTGGAGTCCTGCTTCCCCTATGTGTTGCTGAGAAACGCCTACCATGCTGTGTACAAGCAGAGTGTCAGCTCATCAGCGTaa
- the nckap1 gene encoding nck-associated protein 1 isoform X9, which produces MSKGVLQPSQQKLAEKLTILNDRGIGMLTRIYNIKKACGDPKAKPSYLIDKNLESAVKFIVRKFPAVETRNNNLAQLQKEKSEILKNLALYYFTFVDVMEFKDHVCELLNTIDACQVFFDITVNFDLTKNYLDLVVTYTTLMILLSRIEERKAIIGLYNYAHEMTHGASDREYPRLGNMIVDYENPLKKMTEEFVPHGKSLSDALISLQMVYPRRNLSADQWRNAQLLSLISAPSTMLNPAQSDTMPCEYLSLDAMEKWIVFGFILCHSVLNSDPAALSLWKLSLQSSSCLCLFRDEVFHIHKAAEDLFVNIRGYNKRINDIRECKEAALSHAGSLHRERRKFLRSALKELATVLADQPGLLGPKALFVFMALSFARDEIIWLLRHADNIQKKSTDDFIDKHVAELIFYMEELRAHVRKYGPVMQRYYVQYLSGFDAVVLNELVQNLSVCPEDESIIMSSFVNTMTSLSVKQVEDGDVFDFRGMRLDWFRLQAYTSVSKASLGLADHKELGKMMNTIIFHTKMVDSLVEMLVETSDLSIFCFYSRAFEKMFQQCLELPSQSRYSISFPLLCTHFMSCTHELCPEERHHIGDRSLSLCNMFLDEMAKQARNLITDICTEQCTLSDQLLPKHCAKTISQAVNKKSKKQTGKKGEPEREKPGVESMRKNRLLVTNLDKLHTALSELCFSINYVPNMVVWEHTFTPREYLTSHLEIRFTKSIVGMTMYNQTTQEIAKPSELLTSVRAYMTVLQSIENYVQIDITRVFNNVLLQQTQHLDSHGEPTITSLYTNWYLETLLRQVSNGHIAYFPAMKAFVNLPTENELTFNAEEYSDISEMRSLSELLGPYGMKFLSESLMWHISSQVAELKKLVVENVEVLTQMRTSFDKPDQMAALFKKLTSVDSVLKRMTIIGVILSFRSLAQEALRDVLSCHIPFLVSSVEDFKDHIPRETDMKVAMNVYELSSAAGLPCEIDPALVVALSSQKAENISPEEEYKIACLLMVFVAVSLPTLASNVMSQYSPAIEGHCNNIHCLAKAINQIAAALFTIHKGSIEDRLKEFLALASSSLLKIGQETDKVTTRNRESVYLLLDMIVQESPFLTMDLLESCFPYVLLRNAYHAVYKQSVSSSA; this is translated from the exons ATGTCGAAGGGTGTGCTGCAGCCGAGCCAGCAGAAGCTGGCGGAGAAACTGACCATCTTAAACGATAGAGGAATCGGGATGCTGACTCGCATCTATAACATCAAGAAG GCGTGTGGGGACCCCAAAGCTAAACCCTCCTACCTGATCGACAAAAACCTGGAGTCGGCTGTGAAGTTTATCGTCCGGAAATTCCCAGCCGTGGAAACACGCAACAACAAC CTTGCTCAGCTACAAAAAGAAAAGTCAGAGATCCTTAAGAATCTTGCTTTGTATTACTTCACTTTTGTCGATGTAATGGAGTTTAAG GACCATGTCTGCGAACTGCTGAACACTATTGATGCCTGCCAAGTCTTCTTCGACATA ACTGTGAACTTTGACCTTACAAAGAACTACCTTGACCTCGTGGTGACGTACACTACACTGATGATACTGCTGTCGCGCATCGAGGAACGCAAAGCCATTATCGGGCTCTATAACTACGCGCACGAGATGACCCACGGCGCCAG CGACCGGGAGTACCCCAGACTCGGAAACATGATTGTAGACTATGAGAATCCTCTGAAGAAGATGACAGAAGAGTTTGTCCCCCACGGAaag tccctgTCGGATGCCCTCATCTCCCTGCAGATGGTGTACCCCCGGCGGAACCTGTCCGCCGACCAGTGGAGGAACGCCCAGCTGCTCAGCTTGATCAGCGCCCCCAGCACCATGCTGAACCCAGCCCAGTCGGACACg ATGCCCTGTGAATACCTGTCCCTGGACGCCATGGAGAAGTGGATTGTGT TCGGGTTCATCCTCTGCCACAGTGTTCTGAACAGCGACCCGGCTGCTCTGAGCCTCTGGAAGCTCTCCCTTCAGAGCAGCTCCTGCCTCTGCCTCTTCCGGGACGAGGTCTTCCACATCCACAAGGCAGCGGAGGACCTGTTTGTCAACATCCGAGG CTATAACAAACGTATAAATGACATTCGAGAGTGCAAGGAAGCAGCGCTGTCACACGC GGGCTCTTTGCACAGAGAAAGACGCAAGTTCCTCCGCTCCGCCCTCAAGGAGCTGGCCACCGTGCTCGCCGACCAGCCGGGCCTGCTCGGCCCAAAG GCACTGTTTGTGTTCATGGCCCTGTCCTTCGCACGGGACGAGATCATCTGGCTGCTCCGGCACGCCGACAACATCCAGAAGAAGAGCACAGACGACTTTATCGACAA GCACGTCGCGGAGCTCATCTTCTACATGGAGGAACTGAGAGCCCATGTGCGGAAGTACGGCCCCGTCATGCAGCGCTACTACGTGCAGTACCTGTCCGGCTTTGACGCCGTGGTGCTCAACGAGCTTGTGCAG AACCTCTCCGTGTGCCCCGAGGATGAGTCCATCATCATGTCCTCCTTTGTGAACACCATGACGTCCCTCAGCGTCAAACAAG TGGAAGACGGGGACGTGTTTGACTTCAGGGGCATGAGGCTGGACTGGTTCAGGCTGCAG GCCTACACAAGCGTGTCCAAGGCCTCGCTGGGACTCGCCGATCACAAGGAGCTGGGCAAGATGATGAACACTATCATTTTTCACACAAAGATGGTGGACTCCCTCGTGGAAATGCTTGTGGAGACATCCGACCTCTCCATATTCTG CTTCTACAGCCGAGCGTTTGAGAAGATGTTCCAGCAGTGCCTGGAGCTGCCCTCCCAGTCCCGTTACTCCATTTCCTTCCCCCTGCTGTGCACACACTTCATGAGCTGCACCCACGAGCTGTGTCCGGAGGAG CGGCACCACATCGGCGACCGCAGCCTATCCCTATGTAACATGTTCCTGGATGAGATGGCGAAACAGGCACGCAACCTCATCACGGACATCTGCACAGAGCAGTGCACTCTGAGTGACCAG CTCCTGCCAAAACATTGTGCCAAAACCATCAGTCAGGCAGTGAACAAGAAGTCGAAAAAGCAGACGGGGAAGAAGGGCGAGCCGGAGAGGGAGAAGCCGGGCGTGGAGAGCATGCGGAAAAACAGGCTGCTGGTCACCAA CCTGGACAAGCTGCACACGGCGCTGTCGGAGCTCTGCTTCTCTATCAACTACGTGCCCAACATGGTGGTTTGGGAGCACACCTTCACCCCCCGCGAGTACCTGACCTCGCACCTGGAGATCCGCTTCACCAA GTCAATTGTTGGAATGACCATGTACAACCAGACCACACAGGAGATTGCCAAGCCCTCGGAGCTGCTGACCAGCGTGCGCGCCTACATGACTGTGCTGCAGTCCATCGAGAACTACGTGCAGATCGACATCACGAGGGTCTTCAACAACGTGCTGCTGCAGCAGACGCAGCACCTGGACAGCCATGGCGAGCCCACCATCACCAGCCTCTACACCAACTG GTACCTGGAAACGCTGCTGCGCCAAGTCAGCAATGGGCACATCGCCTATTTCCCGGCGATGAAGGCCTTTGTTAACTTACCCACCGAGAACGAGTTGACTTTCAATGCTGAAGAGTACTCCGACATCTCCG AGATGCGCTCGCTGTCCGAGCTCCTGGGACCCTACGGGATGAAGTTCCTTAGTGAGAGTCTCATGTGGCACATCTCCTCCCAGGTGGCTGAGCTGAAG AAACTGGTAGTGGAGAATGTGGAGGTGCTGACCCAGATGAGGACCAGCTTTGACAAACCGGACCAGATGGCAGCGCTCTTCAAGAAGCTCACCT CAGTCGACAGCGTGCTGAAGAGGATGACCATCATCGGCGTCATCCTGTCATTCCGATCCCTGGCTCAGGAGGCACTCAGAGAT GTGCTGTCCTGTCACATTCCCTTCCTTGTGAGCTCCGTAGAGGATTTCAAAGACCACATTCCCAGAGAAACTGATATGAAA GTGGCGATGAACGTGTACGAGCTGTCCTCTGCTGCGGGCCTGCCCTGCGAGATCGACCCAGCATTGGTCGTGGCACTGTCCTCGCAAAAGGCCG agaacatcagccctGAGGAAGAGTACAAGATCGCCTGCCTGTTGATGGTCTTCGTGGCCGTCTCCCTGCCAACACTGGCGAGCAACGTCATGTCGCAGTACAGTCCCGCCATTGAAG GACACTGCAACAACATTCATTGTCTGGCCAAGGCAATAAACCAGATAGCTGCAGCCCTGTTCACCATTCACAAGGGCAGCATTGAGGACCGGCTGAAAGAATTCCTGGCC CTTGCCTCTTCCAGCCTGCTGAAGATCGGCCAGGAAACGGATAAAGTAACGACGCGGAACCGGGAATCGGTCTACCTGCTACTGGACATG ATCGTGCAGGAATCGCCGTTCCTCACCATGGACTTGCTGGAGTCCTGCTTCCCCTATGTGTTGCTGAGAAACGCCTACCATGCTGTGTACAAGCAGAGTGTCAGCTCATCAGCGTaa